A window of Patagioenas fasciata isolate bPatFas1 chromosome 5, bPatFas1.hap1, whole genome shotgun sequence contains these coding sequences:
- the BET1L gene encoding BET1-like protein has product MAEWGRGQGPGAVEDVLDAENQRMADSLASKVTRLKSLALDIDKDAEEQNRYLDGMDSDFLSVTGLLSGSVKRFSTMTRSGRENRKLLCSVSAGLIVVFFILYYLVSRAGT; this is encoded by the exons atgGCGGAGTGGGGCCGAG GGCAGGGGCCGGGGGCCGTGGAGGACGTGCTGGACGCGGAGAACCAGCGCATGGCGGACAGCCTGGCCAGCAAGGTCACCAGGCTGAAGTCG CTGGCTCTGGATATTGACAAGGACGCCGAGGAGCAGAACCGTTACCTGGATGGCATG GACTCGGATTTTCTGAGCGTGACCGGCCTGCTGAGCGGCAGCGTGAAGCGTTTCTCCACCATGACCCGCTCCGGGAGGGAGAACCGCAAGTTGCTCTGCTCTGTCTCAGCAGGACTGATTGTTGTTTTCTTCATCCTTTACTATCTCGTGTCCAGAGCAGGGACTTGA
- the VPS51 gene encoding vacuolar protein sorting-associated protein 51 homolog, whose product MAEAAGSGAGGSPEPGTGTGGGWRRPHGPLQRYYGPSAAETAEAAPDPADINGPHFDPEVFLNKVRSECPLGQLLAREAALGREIRALDSDMQTLLYENYNKFISATDTIRKMKVDFRRMEAEMDDLAANMAAISTSSARVSAALQDRHRRGAQLAGVQALLRKLQSLVEVPGRLRRWAAPGAEPARALRCHARARAVLRHYRHLPSFRAIEDESHAIMAELAQRLRARLRDETLEPKELSECVEMLLQLEEPPEELCQEFLSHAGARLEAELAALEAELPPADPPSSTATTPPPASDILDFVDRGSSSFVGTLCLLATSYRSLFQGHPCAGGGRLESFAAALTNRYFQLLERRLALERGLGDTSLLVRALDRFHRRLRALLQLLPAAGAEPGAALVARAARERVQRYLRALQTFFLGCLGDVRQALAAPRPPGKEGPGLPDLLATLAASVLGQLKAVLAYVQLFTARDVAFASLPYFKGEFCVAAVREGLVVAFLRWLCRTARAFAESPPERGAPAAPPALLLLLARLCLDYEATTISYVLTLTDEQFPPQDGDPAVTPAAELCAEARAAAQRLLDHYVQVQGAAVAQMLRKSVETRDWLGTVEPRNVRAVMKRVVEDITAIDVQVGQLFEEGVRRAQSSDSSRRAFSVYSSSRAPGRYAPSYTPSAPMDTHLLSNIQKLFSERIDIFSPVEFNKVSVLTGIIKISLKTLLECVRLRTLGRFGLQQVQVDGHYLQLYLWRFAADERVVQGLLDEVAASAAHRCLDPVPMEHSVVELICERG is encoded by the exons ATGGCggaggcggcggggagcggggccgggggcagccCCGAGCCTGGCACCGGCACCGGCGGCGGGTGGCGCCGGCCCCACGGGCCGCTCCAGCGCTACTACGGCCCGTCCGCGGCCGAGACGGCGGAGGCGGCCCCGGACCCCGCCGACATCAACGGGCCCCACTTCGACCCGGAGGTTTTCCTTAACAAG GTGCGCAGCGAGTGTcccctggggcagctgctggcGCGCGAGGCCGCGCTGGGCCGGGAGATCCGCGCCCTGGACAGCGACATGCAGACGCTGCTCTATGAGAACTACAACAAGTTCATCTCCGCCACCG ACACCATCCGGAAGATGAAGGTCGATTTCCGGCGCATGGAGGCGGAGATGGACGACCTGGCCGCCAACATGGCCGCGATCAGCACGTCCAGCGCCCGCGTCAGCGCCGCGCTGCAGGACCGGCACCGCCGCGGCGCACAGCTCGCCG GGGTGCAGGCGCTGCTGCGGAAGCTGCAGTCTCTGGTGGAGGTGCCGGGGCGGCTGCGGCGCTGGGCGGCGCCGGGGGCAGAGCCTGCACGGGCCCTGCGCTGCCACGCCCGCGCCCGCGCCGTGCTGCGCCACTACCGCCACCTGCCCTCCTTCCGCGCCATCGAGGACGAGAGCCACGCCATCATGGCCGAGCTGGCCCAGCGCCTGCGCGCGCGCCTCCG GGATGAGACCCTGGAGCCCAAGGAGCTGAGTGAGTGCGtggagatgctgctgcagctggaggagccgCCCGAGGAGCTGTGCCAGGAGTTCCTCAGCCACGCCGGCGCCCGCCTGGAGGCCGAGCTGGCGGCGCTGGAGGCTGAGCTGCCCCCGGCCGACCCCCCCTCCAGCACGGCCACCACACCGCCCCCCGCCTCCGACATCCTGGACTTCGTGGACCGCGGCAGCTCGTCCTTCGTGGGCACGCTGTGCCTGCTGGCCACCTCCTACCGCAGCCTCTTCCAGGGCCACCCCTGCGCGGGGGGCGGCCGGCTGGAGAGCTTCGCCGCCGCGCTCACCAACCGCTACTTCCAGCTGCTGGAGCGGCGGCTGGCGCTGGAGCGCGGGCTGGGCGACACGTCGCTGCTGGTGCGGGCGCTGGACCGGTTCCACCGCCGCCTGCGcgcgctgctgcagctgctgccggcCGCGGGCGCCGAGCCGGGCGCCGCGCTGGTGGCGCGGGCGGCGCGCGAGCGGGTGCAGCGGTACCTGCGCGCCCTGCAGACCTTCTTCCTGGGCTGCCTGGGGGACGTGCGCCAGGCGctggccgccccccggccccccggcAAGGAGGGGCCCGGCCTGcccgacctgctggccacgctggcCGCCTCAGTGCTGGGCCAGCTCAAGGCCGTGCTGGCCTACGTGCAGCTCTTCACTGCCCGCGACGTCGCCTTCGCCAGCCTGCCCTACTTCAAG GGGGAGTTCTGCGTGGCGGCGGTGCGCGAGGGGCTGGTGGTGGCCTTCCTGCGCTGGCTGTGCCGCACGGCGCGCGCCTTCGCCGAGAGCCCGCCCGAGCGGGgcgcccccgccgcgccccccgccctgctgctgctgctcgccCGCCTCTGCCTGGACTACGAGGCCACCACCATCAGCTACGTCCTCACCCTCACCGACGAGCAGTTCCCCCCCCAG GACGGGGACCCGGCGGTGACGCCAGCGGCGGAGCTGTGCGCGGAGGCGCGGGCGGCGGCGCAGCGGCTGCTGGACCACTACGTGCAGGTGCAGGGGGCGGCCGTGGCCCAGATGCTGCGCAAGAGCGTGGAGACGCGCGACTGGCTGGGCACCGTGGAGCCCCGCAACGTGCGCGCCGTCATGAAGCGCGTGGTGGAGGACATCACCGCCATCGACGTCCAG GTGGGGCAGCTGTTCGAGGAGGGCGTGCGGCGGGCGCAGAGCAGCGACTCCAGCCGACGCGCCTTCTCCGTCTACAGCAGCTCGCGGGCACCCGGGCGCTACGCCCCCAGCTACACCCCCAG tgcccccatggaCACCCACCTGCTCAGCAACATCCAGAAGCTCTTCTCCGAGCGCATCGACATCTTCAGCCCCGTCGAGTTCAACAAG GTGTCGGTGCTGACGGGGATCATCAAGATCAGCCTGAAGACGCTGCTGGAGTGCGTGCGGCTGCGCACGCTGGGCCGGTTCGGGCTGCAGCAGGTGCAGGTGGACGGGCACTACCTGCAGCTCTACCTCTGGCGCTTCGCGGCCGACGAGCGCGTGGTGCAGGGGCTGCTGGACGAGGTGGCCGCCAGCGCCGCGCACCGCTGCCTCGACCCCGTCCCCATGGAGCACAGTGTCGTCGAGCTCATCTGCGAGCGCGGGTAG